Proteins co-encoded in one Capsicum annuum cultivar UCD-10X-F1 chromosome 9, UCD10Xv1.1, whole genome shotgun sequence genomic window:
- the LOC107842996 gene encoding dol-P-Glc:Glc(2)Man(9)GlcNAc(2)-PP-Dol alpha-1,2-glucosyltransferase isoform X3, translated as MGIGCIHPPQSHCPSTLHGLFSIKVDASFSEACSSSILRSTNGVLAVFCSILVYNILTHLRPSLNDRKVTLRTVVLALYPLHWFFTFLYYTDVASLTAVLASYLMSLKKKHFFSSLVGALAVLIRQTNIIWIFFIACTGVLDYILDQQKDSANLTDSSQSQGKDAFPVSSQGVGTRSNLRKRRIHNQAATFSSHTHQTIASTAVSLDFFHEVCEISSRLWQFKWELIASFWPYLIIIAAFIIFVFWNGSIVLGAKEAHTVSPHFAQLMYFSLVSVLFMTPVHFTIGQAAALAQSFCKKNKLVIFFQLCTALTVGFLSVHFFSIAHPYLVADNRHYTFYLWRKVIKSHWSMKYLLVPLYVYSWMSIFKILAKSRRKTWVLAYFLATAATLIPAPLIEFRYYTIPFFFLILHAHVDDDRSWLLMGILYVATNTFIMYMFLFRPFSWAHGAGVQRFIW; from the exons GGCTATTCTCTATTAAAGTAGATGCTTCGTTTTCAGAAGCTTGTTCCTCTTCCATCCTACGCTCCACCAATGGTGTATTGGCTGTATTTTGCAGCATTCTGGTTTACAACATTCTTACCCACCTCAGGCCTTCTCTTAATGACAGAAAAGTAACTCTTCGGACGGTTGTCCTAGCGTTGTATCCCCTTCACTGGTTCTTCACTTTCCTTTACTATACAGATGTAGCGTCGCTAACTGCTGTACTTGCATCATATCTTATGAGTCTCAAGAAGAAACATTTCTTCAGTTCCCTG GTTGGAGCTTTGGCTGTACTGATACGACAAACAAATATCATATGGATCTTTTTCATAGCATGCACGGGGGTTTTAGACTATATTCTAGATCAGCAGAAGGATAGTGCTAATTTGACTGATTCTAGTCAATCACAAGGTAAAGATGCTTTCCCAGTCTCCAGTCAAGGTGTTGGAACACGCTCTAACTTGAGAAAGCGCAGAATCCACAATCAGGCAGCTACATTCAGTTCTCATACCCACCAAACGATTGCTTCCACAGCGGTCTCCTTAG ATTTCTTTCATGAGGTGTGTGAGATTAGCTCAAGACTCTGGCAATTTAAGTGGGAGCTTATTGCATCATTTTGGCCTTACCTCATAATTATAGCCGCTTtcatcatctttgttttctgGAACGGGAGTATAGTGCTTG GTGCAAAAGAGGCTCACACGGTTTCTCCGCATTTTGCACAATTGATGTATTTTAGCTTGGTTTCTGTGCTATTTATGACTCCTGTGCACTTCACAATTGGTCAGGCTGCAGCACTGGCTCAATCCTTCTGTAAGAAAAATAAGCTGGTCATTTTCTTTCAGTTGTGCACGGCGTTAACTGTTGGTTTCCTTTCAGTGCACTTTTTCAG CATTGCTCACCCTTATCTCGTTGCTGACAATCGACACTATACCTTTTATCTCTGGAGAAAAGTAATCAAATCTCATTGGTCAATGAAGTACCTCTTGGTTCCACTCTATGTTTATTCATGGATGTCCATCTTCAAAATCTTAG CTAAAAGTCGGAGGAAGACATGGGTACTGGCATATTTCTTGGCCACCGCTGCAACACTGATACCAGCTCCGCTTATAGAGTTCCGATACTATACGATCCCATTCTTCTTCTTGATCCTCCATGCTCATGTTGATGATGACAGAAGTTGGCTTCTGATGGGAATCCTGTATGTTGCCACTAATACCTTCATTATGTATATGTTCTTGTTCCGGCCATTTTCTTGGGCACATGGGGCTGGTGTACAGAGATTCATATGGTAG